From a region of the Streptomyces venezuelae genome:
- a CDS encoding non-ribosomal peptide synthetase, translating to MTIDDWRNATITDLFDEQVRLRPEATALRFDGVDMSYAELDRRADLLARHLRALGVGTESVVGLFVERSFEMIVALVGILKAGGAYLPVHQNEPPERFRYMLEQAGARILLTHDRLSDRVPEIDGTVVNLDRAWETAPVAGPVEPGTGPDNLAYICYTSGSTGMPKGVGVRHSGVVRLVQDGDYASLTADETFLQFCSLRFDPSAFEIWGSLLNGAKLVVYPPGTVAMHELAAFLEEERITTLWLTTGLFHRLVDDHLDSMAGLRQMLGGGEPLSPLHMNTLRRAYPELLVVNGYGPTEDTCFTSCHVLKEPVGDSVPIGRAVTDTRLYVLDDKLQPVPEGEWGLLYTSGSGVARGYVGRPALTAERFVPDPFVPGERMYSIGDVVRLNTDGALEFRGRADDQVKVDGYRIEPGEIAAALSGLPDLKEAVVLARDDVTPGRKVLVAYVVPTGATEGLVPRLRLALHHKLPRYMHPSVIVVMDEFPLTLGSKTDRRALPAPAHLPRTVDTPYAAPRTPVEELLADLLADELALQEVGIDDEFFEMGGNSLLAMDLLARIRTVLHVDLPAAEFYEDATVAGMANLIERHAPALAALGEAGTQSSPVPVDTYLG from the coding sequence ATGACAATTGACGACTGGCGCAACGCGACCATCACCGATCTGTTCGACGAACAGGTGCGCCTGCGCCCCGAGGCGACCGCCCTGCGCTTCGACGGCGTCGACATGAGCTATGCGGAGCTCGACCGCCGGGCCGACCTGCTGGCCCGGCACCTGCGGGCGCTGGGGGTAGGCACGGAGAGCGTGGTCGGCCTGTTCGTCGAGCGCTCCTTCGAGATGATCGTCGCACTCGTCGGCATCCTGAAGGCCGGCGGCGCCTACCTGCCCGTGCACCAGAACGAGCCGCCCGAGCGCTTCCGCTACATGCTGGAGCAGGCCGGGGCCCGCATCCTGCTGACCCACGACCGGCTGAGCGACCGCGTGCCCGAGATCGACGGCACCGTCGTCAACCTCGACCGCGCGTGGGAGACGGCTCCCGTCGCGGGGCCGGTCGAGCCCGGCACCGGCCCGGACAACCTGGCCTACATCTGCTACACCTCCGGCTCGACCGGCATGCCCAAGGGCGTGGGCGTGCGGCACAGCGGTGTGGTCCGCCTGGTCCAGGACGGCGACTACGCCTCACTGACCGCGGACGAGACCTTCCTGCAGTTCTGCTCGCTGCGCTTCGACCCCTCCGCCTTCGAGATCTGGGGGTCGCTGCTCAACGGCGCCAAGCTGGTGGTCTATCCGCCGGGCACGGTGGCGATGCACGAGCTGGCCGCCTTCCTGGAGGAGGAGCGGATCACCACGCTGTGGTTGACCACCGGCCTCTTCCACCGCCTGGTCGACGACCACCTCGACAGCATGGCCGGGCTGCGGCAGATGCTCGGAGGCGGCGAGCCCCTGTCGCCCCTGCACATGAACACGCTGCGCCGGGCCTACCCGGAGCTGCTGGTGGTCAACGGCTACGGGCCCACCGAGGACACCTGCTTCACCTCCTGCCACGTGCTGAAGGAGCCGGTCGGCGACAGCGTCCCGATCGGGCGCGCGGTCACCGACACCCGCCTCTACGTCCTCGACGACAAGCTGCAGCCCGTCCCCGAGGGCGAGTGGGGGCTCCTCTACACCAGCGGCAGCGGTGTGGCCCGCGGCTACGTGGGGCGTCCGGCGCTCACCGCCGAACGCTTCGTCCCCGACCCGTTCGTCCCCGGCGAGCGGATGTACAGCATCGGCGACGTGGTCCGGCTCAACACCGACGGCGCCCTGGAGTTCCGCGGCCGCGCCGACGACCAGGTCAAGGTCGACGGCTACCGGATCGAGCCCGGTGAGATCGCGGCGGCCCTGTCCGGCCTGCCGGATCTGAAGGAGGCCGTCGTGCTGGCCCGTGACGACGTCACGCCCGGCCGGAAGGTCCTGGTGGCGTACGTCGTGCCGACCGGCGCCACGGAGGGGCTGGTGCCCAGGCTGCGCCTGGCCCTGCACCACAAGCTGCCCCGTTACATGCACCCGTCCGTCATCGTCGTGATGGACGAGTTCCCGCTGACGCTGGGCTCCAAGACGGACCGGCGGGCCCTGCCGGCCCCGGCACACCTCCCGCGGACCGTGGACACCCCCTACGCGGCCCCGCGCACCCCCGTCGAGGAACTGCTGGCGGACCTGCTGGCCGACGAGCTGGCCCTCCAGGAGGTCGGCATCGACGACGAGTTCTTCGAGATGGGCGGCAACTCGCTGCTGGCGATGGACCTCCTCGCCCGCATCCGGACCGTGCTGCACGTGGACCTGCCGGCGGCCGAGTTCTACGAGGACGCCACGGTGGCGGGAATGGCGAACCTGATCGAACGTCACGCCCCGGCGCTGGCGGCACTCGGCGAGGCCGGAACCCAGTCGTCGCCGGTACCGGTGGACACGTACCTTGGGTGA
- a CDS encoding lysine N(6)-hydroxylase/L-ornithine N(5)-oxygenase family protein — MLTRDDERRGAVKATGPAQEPVDVLGIGFGPANLSLAIALQEDLPQADAFFLEAARNPVWQGGLLLDGSNMQNHPNRDLVTLRNPRSHYSFVNYLFEQGRLIQHLNLPLEFPLRKEYAQYIDWATRQFRSQVAGGARATDIAVAEVDGTPEYVVTCADGSQHRARSLVVGTGRTPFVPAPFDSLDTPRVCHLTQYLHTVRALEEAPRSIAVVGGSQSAVEIVLDLAHRFPQAKIVNYVRKFGLRLKDTSPFSEEGFFPAFTDYYYRADRASKNELDAYMRPTNYSSTDADVLHHLYALIYEQRLDGDQRIFVRGNSEVRTAEADDTGVRLEVEEVHTKDVSSEHVDLVILATGFRDLGPGPRQEAYPAVLAGVIDRFQFDDDGYLVVEPDYQLRPRSDGTPPLFLNGLCESSHGIGDAGSFSLLSLRAATILDGLRKQGIA; from the coding sequence ATGCTGACGCGCGATGACGAACGCCGAGGCGCCGTGAAGGCGACCGGACCGGCCCAGGAACCCGTCGACGTGCTCGGCATCGGGTTCGGGCCGGCGAACCTGTCGCTCGCCATCGCGCTGCAGGAGGACCTGCCGCAGGCGGACGCCTTCTTCCTGGAGGCGGCACGGAACCCGGTGTGGCAGGGGGGTCTGCTGCTGGACGGCTCCAACATGCAGAACCACCCCAACCGTGACCTCGTCACCCTGCGCAACCCGCGCAGCCACTACAGCTTCGTCAACTACCTCTTCGAGCAGGGCAGGCTCATCCAGCACCTGAACCTGCCCCTGGAGTTCCCGCTGCGCAAGGAGTACGCGCAGTACATCGACTGGGCCACCCGCCAGTTCCGGTCCCAGGTCGCCGGCGGGGCGCGTGCGACGGACATCGCCGTGGCCGAGGTCGACGGCACGCCGGAGTACGTGGTGACCTGCGCGGACGGCTCGCAGCACCGGGCCCGCTCGCTGGTGGTCGGCACGGGGCGCACGCCTTTCGTGCCCGCCCCCTTCGACTCACTGGACACCCCCCGGGTGTGCCACCTCACCCAGTACCTGCACACGGTGCGGGCGCTGGAGGAGGCCCCGCGGTCGATCGCGGTCGTCGGCGGCAGCCAGAGCGCCGTGGAGATCGTCCTCGACCTCGCGCACCGCTTCCCGCAGGCGAAGATCGTCAACTACGTGCGGAAGTTCGGGCTGCGGCTCAAGGACACCAGTCCCTTCAGCGAGGAGGGCTTCTTCCCCGCCTTCACGGACTACTACTACCGGGCGGACCGGGCGAGCAAGAACGAGCTCGACGCGTACATGCGCCCCACCAACTACTCGTCGACCGACGCCGACGTCCTGCACCACCTGTACGCGCTCATATACGAGCAGCGTCTGGACGGCGATCAGCGGATCTTCGTCCGCGGCAACAGCGAGGTCCGGACCGCCGAGGCCGACGACACGGGCGTGCGCCTGGAGGTGGAGGAGGTCCACACCAAGGACGTGTCGTCGGAGCACGTGGATCTGGTGATCCTCGCGACCGGATTCCGCGACCTCGGGCCCGGTCCGCGCCAGGAGGCGTATCCGGCGGTGCTGGCCGGCGTGATCGACCGCTTCCAGTTCGACGACGACGGCTACCTGGTCGTCGAACCCGACTACCAGCTGCGTCCCCGGTCCGACGGCACGCCGCCGCTGTTCCTGAACGGGCTGTGCGAATCCAGCCACGGCATCGGCGACGCGGGATCGTTCAGCCTGCTGTCGCTGCGCGCCGCGACGATTCTGGACGGCCTGCGCAAGCAGGGGATCGCGTGA
- a CDS encoding trans-sulfuration enzyme family protein, whose translation MTAARFTTLAISGSYDHAESAHHLGALSEPAHLATAQSFPSMDAMLAATAEDGDGWVYSRRGNPTVRILEQTVAALEGYGVDAEVSATVTATGMGAITLATMPLLSAAAGPKPNIVASPQCYGSTTMVFDKRYGQERGVDVRWVADPLSVEDWARRIDDGTRFLYAEVPSNPTVQLVDIPALSALADRAGIPLVVDATLATPALLRPLALGAHVVVHSLTKAAGASGRSMGGAVIARHDLGLRGQPEELSADYAGYLRRGPLRDMGAVLSPFNAWTILSDIRELRGRVDAMSRTAHAVARHLAGHAGVVEVFYPGLESHRSHHIARRDMWLVDSELDGGEAENRFGFLVCFRPAGGVRAAHAVMDRLGLIWRANNLGQVRSTATIPGATTHKQVADADPDRVTVPPDMIRLSVGIEHLDDVIEDLDQALQAR comes from the coding sequence GTGACTGCAGCCCGATTCACGACCCTGGCGATCAGCGGGTCCTACGACCATGCGGAGTCGGCCCATCACCTCGGTGCGCTGAGCGAGCCCGCCCACCTGGCGACCGCGCAGAGCTTCCCGTCGATGGACGCCATGCTCGCGGCCACCGCCGAGGACGGCGACGGCTGGGTGTACTCGCGCCGGGGCAATCCGACGGTCCGCATCCTGGAGCAGACCGTCGCGGCTCTTGAGGGGTACGGGGTCGACGCCGAGGTGAGCGCCACGGTCACCGCGACCGGGATGGGCGCGATCACCCTGGCCACGATGCCGCTCCTGTCCGCGGCCGCCGGTCCGAAGCCCAACATCGTCGCCTCACCGCAGTGTTACGGCTCCACGACGATGGTCTTCGACAAGCGGTACGGGCAGGAACGGGGCGTCGACGTGCGCTGGGTCGCCGACCCGCTGTCCGTCGAGGACTGGGCCCGCCGCATCGACGACGGCACCCGGTTCCTCTACGCGGAGGTCCCCTCGAACCCGACCGTGCAGCTCGTGGACATCCCGGCGCTGTCGGCCCTGGCCGACCGGGCGGGCATCCCGCTCGTCGTCGACGCGACCCTCGCGACGCCCGCCCTGCTGCGCCCGCTCGCCCTCGGCGCGCACGTGGTGGTGCACTCGCTGACCAAAGCGGCGGGCGCCAGCGGACGGAGCATGGGCGGGGCGGTGATCGCGCGGCACGACCTGGGGCTGCGCGGGCAGCCGGAGGAGCTGTCCGCCGACTACGCCGGATATCTGCGCCGCGGCCCGCTGCGCGACATGGGCGCGGTTCTCAGCCCGTTCAACGCGTGGACCATCCTCTCGGACATCCGGGAACTGCGCGGCCGGGTGGACGCCATGTCGCGCACCGCGCACGCGGTGGCCCGTCACCTCGCCGGGCACGCCGGTGTCGTCGAGGTCTTCTATCCCGGACTGGAGAGCCACCGGTCCCACCACATCGCCCGACGGGACATGTGGCTGGTGGACAGCGAGCTGGACGGGGGCGAGGCGGAGAACCGGTTCGGTTTCCTCGTCTGCTTCCGCCCGGCCGGCGGCGTCCGGGCCGCGCACGCGGTGATGGACCGTCTCGGGCTCATCTGGCGGGCGAACAACCTCGGGCAGGTCAGGAGCACGGCGACCATTCCCGGGGCCACCACACACAAGCAGGTGGCGGACGCCGATCCCGACCGGGTCACGGTGCCGCCGGACATGATCAGGCTGAGCGTCGGAATCGAGCATCTGGACGACGTCATCGAGGATCTCGACCAGGCGCTGCAGGCGCGGTGA